The sequence AGGCGTTGAGCAGACGAGTGCCTTGATCGGAGCGCCGCTCGAGCATCTTCTGCGCCTCGATGCGTCCGTCGTTGCCGAAATGATTGACCAGCAGATGGCACATCTGGTAGCCGTGGCGGGTCTCTTCGATGAAGACACGGCAGATGGAATAGAGGTCATAGTCCGAGGGCGCATTTTTGAGCAGCAAGCGTTGCTGCTCGTTGGAAGCGAACTCGGTGTCGCCCTGGTAGATGATCATGTTGAGCACGGCGTCGCGCATGCGCTGGTCCGGGATCTCCATGATCTTATCCCACTTGCGCTGCCCCACGAATTCTCCGAACTCGATCTCCGAACTGTGCGGCGCGTCGTACTTGGCTTCGAGGGTATACGGGCCGAGGATGCGGTCGAACACCTCGGGTTCGATGTCGAGCGCTTTTTGCCACTGGCCGAACACTTCGACCCAGTCCTCGAACGTCTTGATCCGGTATGCCACGATATTGCGCGCCTCCGAAACTATGTGGTATTATTTATACGGTCGGTACAAAAGTGCAACAGTTATTATACCAGATTTGACGGCATGAGGCAATTCCCAGGAATCGCGCCCCTGCGCCCCCGTTCGATGCTCTTCACGCTCTATGGCGATTACGCGTACCCGCGCGGCGTCGATCTCTGGCTTGGCAGTTTGGTGGCGCTCGGTGAACGCTTGGGCATCTCGGAGGTGGCCGTCCGTTCCGCCGTCGCGCGCCTCGCCCGAGATGGTTGGATCGTCGCGCGCAGAGACGGCAACCGTTCGCATTACGCCCTCTCGGACGCCGGCAGGCGTCTGATCGAGGAGGGTACTCGGCGCATCTATCGAGGCGAAGGGACGGCTTGGAACGGTTCGTGGTGCATGCTCACGTACAGCATTCCGGAAGCCAAGCGCGCCCATCGCGATCGCTTACGCAAGCAGTTGGCTTGGCTGGGATTCGGCCCGCTTGGCGGCGGCACGTACGTCAGCCCACGCGACGTTTCGAGCGAGGCCGAGGAACTCGTGCGCGAGCACGGCGTCGAAACCTTCTCGCGTATTTTTAGCGCCCGCTTGTCGGGGCCGGGATCGGAGCTGGACCTTGTCCGCCAATGTTGGGACGTGGGAGCCATCGAAGCGCAATACGAGACGTTCCTGCGTCACTATGCGCCGCTGTATGCGCGCGATCTGCGGCGCCATCGGACCGCTTCATTGCCGGACGCCGCGGCGTTCGTGCATCGCTTCGCGCTCACGCACGATTTCAGGCGCTTTCCGTTCGTCGACCCCGATCTTCCGGCGTCGTTGCTGCCGCGCGAATGGGCGGGGGGGCGCGCGCGCTCGCTCTTCGAAGCGCACCATGCGCTGCTGACGCAAGGCGCACAGCGCTTCTTCAGCTCTATCGCCTCGCTGGGAGCGCGCTTGCGTGCCGGCTGAGGGCTTCCGGGGCTAAAGCCCCGGCACTACATCAGGTTTGCACTACACTATTCGTAGTCGTAGACGCCGCGGCCGCTTTTGCGGCCAAGCCTGCCGGCGCGGACGAACTCCTCCATGAGCGGACACGGGCGGTACTTCTCACCCAGCGTGGCATGCAGATGCTGCAGTATCTTGAGCCGAGTGTCAAGGCCGACGAGATCCAC comes from Candidatus Tumulicola sp. and encodes:
- a CDS encoding PaaX family transcriptional regulator C-terminal domain-containing protein, with the translated sequence MRQFPGIAPLRPRSMLFTLYGDYAYPRGVDLWLGSLVALGERLGISEVAVRSAVARLARDGWIVARRDGNRSHYALSDAGRRLIEEGTRRIYRGEGTAWNGSWCMLTYSIPEAKRAHRDRLRKQLAWLGFGPLGGGTYVSPRDVSSEAEELVREHGVETFSRIFSARLSGPGSELDLVRQCWDVGAIEAQYETFLRHYAPLYARDLRRHRTASLPDAAAFVHRFALTHDFRRFPFVDPDLPASLLPREWAGGRARSLFEAHHALLTQGAQRFFSSIASLGARLRAG